In one Mycobacteroides chelonae genomic region, the following are encoded:
- the hflX gene encoding GTPase HflX — protein sequence MNSTTYQTPTDGELALEDRAALKRVAGLSTELADVTEVEYRQLRLERVVLVGVWTDGTSQEADASMAELAALAETAGSEVLEGLIQRRQKPDPATYIGSGKAIELREIVLATGADTVICDGELSPAQLVALEKAVKVKVIDRTALILDIFAQHATSREGKAQVSLAQMEYMLPRLRGWGESMSRQAGGRAGGAGGGVGTRGPGETKIETDRRRIRERMSKLRREIRDMKKVRDTKRSRRLESDVPSIAIVGYTNAGKSSLLNAITGAGVLVQDALFATLEPTTRRGTFDDGREFVITDTVGFVRHLPTQLVEAFRSTLEEVADADLLVHVVDGSDVAPLAQIEAVRAVISDVVADHDSSAAPELLVINKIDAASDLALAQLRRALPKALFVSAHTGDGIAKLRDALAETVPRGDVPVDVVVPYERGDLVARIHTDGHVQSTEHLAAGTRVIARVPQALAASLLELK from the coding sequence ATGAATTCGACGACCTATCAGACACCCACCGATGGCGAACTCGCCCTCGAAGACCGCGCGGCACTCAAACGTGTGGCGGGGCTCTCCACCGAACTTGCCGACGTCACCGAGGTCGAGTACCGGCAGCTGCGCCTGGAACGGGTTGTGCTGGTGGGTGTCTGGACCGACGGGACGTCCCAGGAGGCCGACGCCAGCATGGCCGAACTCGCCGCGCTGGCCGAAACCGCAGGATCCGAGGTGCTCGAAGGTTTGATTCAACGTCGCCAAAAGCCCGATCCGGCAACATATATCGGCTCTGGCAAGGCGATAGAGCTACGGGAGATCGTGCTGGCCACCGGTGCCGACACCGTGATCTGCGACGGCGAGCTCAGCCCGGCGCAGCTGGTGGCCTTGGAGAAAGCGGTGAAGGTCAAGGTCATCGATCGCACCGCGCTGATTCTGGATATCTTCGCCCAACACGCCACCAGCCGCGAAGGCAAGGCCCAGGTGTCTTTGGCGCAGATGGAATACATGCTGCCGCGACTGCGCGGCTGGGGTGAATCCATGTCTCGTCAGGCCGGTGGTCGTGCCGGAGGCGCCGGTGGCGGCGTGGGTACCCGCGGCCCCGGTGAGACGAAGATCGAGACCGATCGGCGCCGAATCCGTGAGCGCATGTCCAAGCTGCGTCGCGAGATCCGCGACATGAAGAAGGTGCGTGACACCAAGCGCAGCCGTCGGCTCGAAAGCGATGTGCCCTCGATCGCCATCGTCGGTTACACCAATGCCGGTAAGTCGAGCCTGCTGAACGCGATCACCGGAGCCGGGGTGCTGGTCCAGGACGCACTGTTCGCAACACTCGAACCGACAACCCGCCGCGGAACGTTTGACGACGGACGCGAATTCGTCATCACGGACACCGTCGGTTTCGTACGGCACCTGCCCACCCAGTTGGTCGAGGCCTTCCGGTCCACTCTGGAGGAGGTGGCCGACGCCGACCTGCTGGTCCATGTGGTGGACGGCTCGGACGTGGCGCCGCTGGCCCAGATCGAAGCGGTGCGTGCGGTCATCAGCGACGTCGTCGCGGATCACGATTCGTCGGCGGCACCGGAGCTGTTGGTGATCAACAAGATCGACGCGGCCAGTGATCTTGCCCTGGCGCAGTTGCGTCGTGCGCTGCCCAAAGCGCTGTTCGTGTCGGCGCACACCGGCGACGGCATTGCCAAGCTGCGCGACGCGCTCGCCGAGACGGTGCCCCGTGGCGATGTGCCCGTCGACGTGGTCGTCCCTTATGAGCGTGGTGACTTGGTGGCCCGGATCCATACCGACGGGCATGTGCAATCCACCGAGCACCTCGCGGCCGGCACGCGGGTGATCGCCAGAGTGCCGCAGGCGCTGGCCGCCAGCCTGCTGGAACTGAAGTAG
- the dapF gene encoding diaminopimelate epimerase, whose amino-acid sequence MKFTKGHGTQNDFVVLPDIHTKRDLTVPAVQALCDRQRGLGADGVLRVTTVGAALEGGVLDEKPAGVSSEDWFMDYRNADGSIAEMCGNGVRVFAHYLRSVGLEHRDEFVVASLAGPRPVRINSWSQLTADVTVDMGPVKEFGAGEASVGGRRFSGLAIDVGNPHLACVDPDLTVEDLRILDVGAQVSFDEVLFPDGVNIEVLTAPVNGTDAAVGAVHMRVHERGVGETRSCGTGTVAAAYAALRHLGQSTGEIVVNIPGGQVRVTVTAESSFLRGPSMLLADGEISDEWWGGIGSCG is encoded by the coding sequence GTGAAGTTCACCAAGGGCCACGGCACCCAGAACGACTTCGTGGTGTTGCCCGACATCCACACCAAGCGGGATCTGACGGTGCCCGCCGTTCAGGCGTTATGCGATCGGCAACGCGGCCTTGGGGCCGATGGCGTGCTGCGCGTGACCACCGTGGGCGCTGCCCTCGAGGGTGGGGTGCTGGACGAGAAGCCTGCCGGAGTGAGCAGCGAAGACTGGTTCATGGACTACCGCAATGCGGACGGTTCCATCGCGGAGATGTGCGGTAACGGCGTGCGGGTGTTCGCGCACTACCTGCGTTCGGTGGGGCTGGAACACCGGGACGAGTTCGTGGTCGCATCCCTGGCCGGGCCCCGGCCGGTACGTATCAACTCGTGGAGCCAGCTCACGGCCGATGTGACCGTCGACATGGGGCCGGTGAAGGAATTCGGCGCCGGCGAGGCAAGTGTTGGCGGTCGGCGGTTCTCCGGCCTCGCCATCGACGTCGGCAATCCGCATCTGGCGTGTGTGGACCCGGATCTGACCGTTGAGGATCTCCGCATACTCGACGTGGGTGCCCAGGTCAGCTTTGACGAGGTCCTGTTTCCCGACGGGGTGAACATCGAGGTGCTCACGGCCCCCGTGAACGGCACGGACGCTGCCGTCGGTGCGGTACACATGCGGGTCCACGAGCGCGGTGTCGGTGAGACACGTTCCTGCGGAACGGGAACCGTGGCGGCCGCCTATGCGGCGCTGCGCCACCTGGGGCAGTCGACCGGCGAGATCGTCGTCAACATCCCGGGCGGACAGGTCCGGGTGACGGTCACCGCAGAGTCCAGCTTCCTGCGCGGGCCTTCGATGCTGTTGGCCGACGGTGAGATTTCCGACGAATGGTGGGGCGGCATTGGCTCCTGCGGATAA
- the miaA gene encoding tRNA (adenosine(37)-N6)-dimethylallyltransferase MiaA, producing MRPIAVIGPTATGKSALALDIAERLGGEIVNADAMQLYRGMDIGTAKVPTADRRGIPHHMLDVLEVTETATVATYQQKAVAAIDTLLASGHVPVIVGGSMMYIQALLDDWAFPATDAHVRARWEQRLAEIGVAALHAELAVRDPAAAAIILPTDGRRTVRALEVIELTGQPFAASAPTIGAPRWDTLIVGLDWETSKLDDRIARRTDLMFEQGFVAEVEQLLDAGLREGVTASRAIGYAQVIAALDAGGGSDDLSQARELTFIGTRRYVRRQRSWFGRDHRIMWLAGDGGDAGALCGEIESRWRLSSNT from the coding sequence ATGCGGCCCATCGCGGTCATCGGCCCCACGGCTACAGGCAAATCGGCACTCGCATTGGATATCGCCGAGCGACTGGGTGGCGAGATCGTCAACGCCGACGCGATGCAGCTGTACCGCGGCATGGATATCGGTACGGCCAAGGTGCCTACGGCCGACCGCCGGGGCATTCCCCATCACATGCTCGATGTGCTCGAGGTGACCGAGACCGCCACCGTCGCGACCTATCAGCAGAAGGCCGTCGCGGCCATCGACACTTTGTTGGCGAGCGGGCATGTGCCCGTGATCGTCGGCGGATCGATGATGTACATCCAAGCGTTGCTTGATGATTGGGCGTTTCCGGCCACCGATGCGCATGTGCGGGCCCGCTGGGAGCAGCGGCTGGCGGAGATCGGAGTCGCCGCGCTGCACGCCGAACTTGCGGTGCGCGACCCGGCGGCGGCAGCCATCATCTTGCCCACCGACGGACGCCGCACGGTGCGGGCACTGGAGGTGATCGAGCTCACCGGGCAGCCGTTCGCGGCGTCGGCACCCACCATCGGGGCCCCGCGCTGGGACACCCTGATCGTCGGATTAGATTGGGAGACATCGAAACTCGATGATCGGATCGCGCGGCGCACCGACCTGATGTTCGAGCAGGGGTTTGTCGCGGAGGTCGAGCAGCTGCTGGACGCCGGATTGCGCGAGGGCGTGACCGCGTCACGGGCCATCGGATATGCCCAGGTGATCGCGGCTTTGGACGCCGGGGGAGGCTCCGATGATCTGTCGCAGGCGCGGGAACTGACATTCATCGGCACCCGGCGCTACGTGCGTCGTCAGCGATCGTGGTTCGGCCGCGATCACCGCATCATGTGGCTCGCGGGCGACGGCGGCGATGCAGGAGCACTCTGCGGCGAAATTGAGTCGCGGTGGCGCCTATCCTCGAATACGTGA
- a CDS encoding DMT family transporter produces MSQADIASALAVGAAAAVAFGDVIHQRTAHAVPADDIGALGPITTLLRHWPWWLGTLISLVGFGLQAAALGVGSVVLVQTIMVSSLLFALVIESRWAKRRVTGYQWGAAILLAGAISVVVSVGNPVAGMPHATPQLWMQVAAVIGPVTLLCLEGARRWPGPRRAVLLAVASGIMWGLMAVLTKGVVDSLGHGIVRLLINPESYALAAVGITGVALQQSAFHAGTLVASLPTMTVTEPVVASLLGILVLGESFRTNTFGAMMLVFAVVIMVAATAALARSEAVLQARVSETTGNTPPTTPKVS; encoded by the coding sequence ATGTCCCAGGCGGATATCGCGTCGGCACTCGCCGTCGGAGCCGCCGCGGCTGTCGCGTTCGGCGATGTCATCCACCAGCGCACTGCCCACGCCGTGCCCGCCGATGATATCGGCGCATTGGGTCCCATCACCACGTTATTGCGGCATTGGCCCTGGTGGCTGGGCACGCTGATCAGCCTGGTGGGCTTCGGGCTGCAGGCTGCCGCGCTAGGTGTGGGCTCGGTTGTGCTGGTGCAGACGATCATGGTTTCCTCGTTGCTGTTCGCGCTGGTCATCGAGTCGCGGTGGGCCAAACGCAGGGTCACCGGATACCAGTGGGGAGCCGCGATTCTGCTTGCCGGCGCCATCTCCGTGGTGGTGTCGGTGGGCAACCCGGTGGCCGGCATGCCACATGCCACACCGCAGTTGTGGATGCAGGTTGCCGCCGTCATCGGACCCGTCACGCTGCTGTGTCTGGAGGGCGCCCGGCGGTGGCCCGGGCCGCGCCGGGCGGTGCTGCTGGCGGTGGCGTCGGGGATCATGTGGGGACTGATGGCCGTTCTCACCAAAGGTGTTGTCGATTCGCTTGGCCACGGCATTGTCCGCCTGTTGATCAACCCGGAAAGCTACGCGCTGGCGGCGGTCGGCATTACCGGGGTGGCGCTCCAGCAGTCCGCCTTCCACGCTGGGACTTTGGTGGCCTCGCTACCCACGATGACGGTGACCGAGCCCGTGGTCGCCTCGTTGCTGGGCATCTTGGTACTAGGTGAATCGTTTCGCACCAATACCTTTGGCGCCATGATGCTCGTGTTCGCAGTGGTGATCATGGTTGCTGCGACGGCGGCACTGGCGCGCAGCGAGGCGGTCCTGCAGGCGCGGGTCAGTGAAACGACCGGAAATACGCCACCGACGACCCCGAAGGTTTCCTAA
- a CDS encoding DUF349 domain-containing protein produces MSDQTQPELSTQQESVAPVPRPGPKPHPMPRRPAASAPTPAAHHGDPHKFGRVDDDGTVWLITSAGERQIGSWQAGDADAAYSHFGRRFEDLETEIQLLELRLGSGSGDARKIKTAAEHLAQTLPTAAVLGDVDSLSARLSALVESADTQAAAARAQRDEARSASISRKEELAAEAEELATNSTQWKAAGDRIRAILDEWKSIHGVDRKTDDALWKRYSTARETFNRRRGAHFAELDRERAGAREKKEDLCKQAEALSDSTDWGATAAAFRNLLNDWKAAGRAPRETDDNLWHRFKAAQDKFFSARNAESASRDAEFVANADAKRALLVEAEKIDPETDVDAARAALRAIGDKWDAIGKVPREQQTDLERRLRAVEKKVREAGESGWGDPEAEARAEQFRDRARQFEEQAAKAEAAGKAKDAEKARASAKQWQEWADAAVAAVKSRSR; encoded by the coding sequence ATGTCCGATCAGACCCAGCCGGAACTCTCAACACAGCAAGAGAGCGTTGCCCCCGTCCCCCGGCCGGGGCCGAAACCTCATCCGATGCCGCGGCGTCCCGCGGCATCGGCGCCCACCCCTGCTGCTCACCACGGTGACCCGCACAAGTTCGGCCGCGTAGATGACGACGGCACCGTCTGGCTGATCACCTCCGCCGGCGAGCGTCAGATCGGGTCGTGGCAGGCCGGGGATGCCGACGCGGCGTACTCGCATTTCGGCCGCCGATTCGAAGACCTGGAGACGGAGATCCAGCTGCTGGAACTGCGGCTCGGCTCGGGTTCCGGCGATGCACGCAAGATCAAGACCGCTGCCGAGCACTTGGCGCAGACCCTGCCCACCGCCGCTGTCCTCGGCGATGTGGACTCGCTCTCGGCACGGCTGTCGGCGCTCGTGGAGTCCGCAGATACCCAGGCGGCAGCAGCACGCGCGCAGCGCGATGAGGCGCGTTCAGCGAGCATCTCCCGCAAGGAGGAGCTTGCCGCCGAAGCCGAGGAACTGGCGACCAACTCCACCCAGTGGAAGGCTGCCGGCGACCGGATCCGCGCCATTCTCGACGAGTGGAAATCCATCCACGGCGTCGACCGCAAGACCGACGACGCCCTGTGGAAGCGGTACTCGACGGCACGCGAGACGTTCAACCGCAGGCGCGGCGCACACTTCGCCGAGCTCGATCGCGAACGCGCCGGGGCACGGGAGAAGAAGGAAGACCTGTGCAAGCAGGCCGAGGCACTCTCGGATTCCACCGACTGGGGTGCCACCGCGGCCGCGTTCCGGAACCTGCTGAATGACTGGAAGGCCGCCGGGCGGGCTCCCCGGGAGACCGACGACAACCTGTGGCACCGTTTCAAGGCTGCTCAGGACAAGTTCTTCTCGGCGCGCAATGCCGAGTCCGCCTCCCGCGATGCCGAATTCGTGGCCAATGCCGACGCCAAGCGCGCGTTGCTGGTCGAGGCCGAGAAGATCGATCCGGAGACCGATGTGGATGCTGCTCGGGCGGCGCTGCGGGCCATCGGCGACAAATGGGATGCCATCGGAAAAGTGCCGCGCGAGCAGCAGACCGATCTGGAACGGCGGCTGCGCGCGGTGGAGAAGAAGGTGCGCGAAGCCGGCGAGTCCGGCTGGGGCGACCCGGAGGCAGAAGCCCGTGCCGAGCAGTTCCGTGATCGCGCACGCCAGTTCGAGGAGCAGGCCGCCAAGGCGGAGGCTGCGGGCAAAGCCAAGGATGCCGAGAAGGCCCGTGCCAGCGCCAAACAGTGGCAGGAATGGGCCGATGCGGCGGTGGCCGCGGTCAAGAGCCGCTCGCGCTAG
- the miaB gene encoding tRNA (N6-isopentenyl adenosine(37)-C2)-methylthiotransferase MiaB: MTSTVTSDQSAVRTYQVRTYGCQMNVHDSERVSGLLDAAGYVKAPDGTDADIIIFNTCAVRENADNKLYGNISHLAPRKAANPNMQIAVGGCLAQKDREGMLKKAPWVDVVFGTHNIGSLPTLLERARHNNEAQVEIVEALEHFPSALPATRESAYAAWVSISVGCNNTCTFCIVPSLRGKEIDRRPGDILAEVQALVDQGVLEVTLLGQNVNAYGINFADPDIARDRGAFADLLRACGRIEGLERVRFTSPHPAEFTDDVIEAMAQTPNVCPQLHMPLQSGSDRVLKAMRRSYRSERFLSIIDKVRAVMPDAAITTDIIVGFPGETEEDFEQTLEVVRRARFSSAFTFQYSIRPGTPAADLPDQLPKAVVQERYDRLILLQESITLEENQKQIGRQIEVLIATGEGRKDGETARMSGRARDGRLVHFRPQGHIDGELRPGDVITADVTGAAPHHLIADGGVLSHRRTQAGNAHETGKKPSTSGIGLGMPAIGVPKAAEQIEVAGCGL, from the coding sequence GTGACCAGTACCGTGACTTCCGATCAATCGGCGGTCCGGACGTACCAGGTCCGCACCTACGGCTGCCAGATGAATGTGCACGACTCCGAGCGGGTGTCGGGCCTCCTGGATGCGGCCGGATACGTCAAGGCCCCCGACGGCACCGACGCCGACATCATCATCTTCAACACCTGCGCGGTACGCGAGAACGCCGACAACAAGCTGTACGGAAACATCAGCCACCTGGCGCCCCGTAAGGCCGCCAACCCGAACATGCAGATCGCTGTCGGCGGCTGCCTCGCGCAGAAGGATCGCGAGGGCATGCTCAAGAAGGCGCCATGGGTCGACGTCGTCTTCGGCACCCACAACATCGGTTCGTTGCCCACGCTGCTGGAACGCGCGCGCCACAACAACGAGGCCCAGGTTGAGATTGTCGAGGCCCTTGAGCACTTTCCGTCCGCGCTGCCCGCGACGCGCGAATCGGCCTATGCGGCCTGGGTGTCGATCTCGGTGGGCTGCAACAACACCTGCACCTTCTGCATCGTGCCCTCGTTGCGCGGCAAGGAGATCGATCGTCGTCCCGGTGACATCCTCGCCGAGGTGCAGGCTCTGGTGGACCAGGGTGTGCTGGAGGTGACGCTGCTCGGGCAGAACGTCAACGCCTACGGCATCAACTTCGCCGATCCCGACATCGCCCGTGATCGTGGCGCTTTCGCCGACCTGCTGCGTGCCTGTGGCCGCATCGAGGGGCTGGAACGGGTGCGTTTCACCTCACCACATCCCGCCGAATTCACCGACGACGTCATCGAAGCCATGGCGCAGACACCCAATGTGTGTCCGCAGCTGCATATGCCGCTGCAGTCCGGTTCAGACCGCGTCCTGAAGGCGATGCGCCGTTCTTACCGCTCCGAGCGCTTCCTGTCGATCATCGACAAGGTGCGTGCGGTCATGCCGGACGCCGCGATCACCACCGACATCATCGTCGGCTTCCCCGGGGAGACCGAAGAAGACTTCGAGCAGACACTCGAGGTCGTGCGGCGGGCACGTTTTTCTAGCGCGTTCACGTTCCAGTACTCGATCAGGCCCGGTACCCCTGCTGCCGATCTTCCCGACCAGCTGCCGAAAGCCGTTGTGCAGGAACGCTATGACCGGCTCATCCTGTTACAGGAGTCCATCACGCTGGAAGAGAATCAAAAGCAGATCGGTCGACAGATCGAGGTGCTGATCGCCACCGGGGAAGGGCGCAAGGACGGTGAGACCGCGCGGATGAGCGGGCGCGCCCGCGACGGCCGGCTGGTGCACTTCCGGCCGCAGGGGCACATCGATGGGGAACTGCGGCCCGGAGACGTCATAACCGCCGACGTGACCGGCGCGGCACCGCATCACCTGATCGCCGACGGGGGAGTGCTCAGTCATCGGCGCACCCAGGCGGGTAATGCACACGAAACCGGCAAGAAGCCGTCCACATCGGGAATTGGCTTGGGCATGCCGGCCATCGGAGTCCCGAAGGCGGCAGAGCAGATTGAGGTTGCAGGGTGCGGGCTATGA
- the gluA gene encoding glutamate ABC transporter ATP-binding protein GluA — translation MISLEHVDKHFGDLHVLKDITLEIPRGQVVVILGPSGSGKSTLCRTINRLEPIDTGTIRIDGKALPEEGRALANLRAEVGMVFQSFNLFSHKTILDNVTLAPMKVRKKDKESARKHAIELLERVGIASQKDKYPAQLSGGQQQRVAIARSLAMGPKVMLFDEPTSALDPEMVNEVLDVMVSLAKEGMTMLVVTHEMGFARKAADRIIFMADGAIVEDTDPESFFTNPKSERAKDFLGKILGH, via the coding sequence ATGATCTCCCTTGAGCATGTCGACAAGCACTTCGGCGACTTGCACGTCCTCAAGGACATCACCCTGGAAATCCCACGCGGTCAGGTCGTTGTCATCCTCGGGCCTTCCGGCTCGGGCAAGTCGACCTTGTGTCGCACCATCAATCGCCTCGAACCCATCGACACCGGCACCATCCGAATCGACGGCAAGGCCCTTCCCGAAGAGGGACGCGCGCTGGCCAACCTGCGCGCGGAGGTAGGGATGGTCTTCCAGTCCTTCAACCTCTTCTCACACAAGACAATTCTCGACAACGTGACGCTCGCGCCCATGAAGGTGCGCAAGAAGGACAAGGAATCCGCGCGCAAGCACGCCATCGAGCTGCTGGAACGCGTGGGCATCGCCAGTCAGAAGGACAAGTACCCCGCCCAGCTGTCCGGCGGGCAGCAGCAACGCGTCGCGATCGCCAGATCGCTGGCCATGGGCCCCAAGGTCATGCTGTTCGATGAGCCCACCTCCGCGCTGGACCCCGAGATGGTCAACGAGGTTCTCGATGTCATGGTGTCGCTGGCCAAAGAGGGCATGACCATGCTGGTGGTGACCCATGAGATGGGATTCGCCCGTAAGGCCGCAGACCGCATCATCTTCATGGCCGACGGTGCCATCGTCGAAGACACGGACCCGGAAAGCTTCTTCACCAATCCCAAGTCCGAACGCGCCAAGGACTTCCTCGGAAAGATCCTCGGCCATTGA
- a CDS encoding glutamate ABC transporter substrate-binding protein produces MGRLREEAQALMRRHIALVAAVALVTALVSSCGSTEPRQLLGSIRGGTVVLGTKFDQPGVGLQHPDKKMSGFDVKISEYVVNAIADELGVKHPAIRWYETPSAQREQLIDNGTVDMIAGSYSINYSRAQKVSFAGPYLITYQGLLVRKADDSLTTLDDLNRGKKLCSVSGSTPAQNVKNLLTGTQLQEFDSYSSCVEALRRGKVDALTTDETILAGYAKRYEGEFKLIQMNYELSKPLCIGKPKKQKKNGDPFSREVYGIGLAKGDTAAIEAIDRALDKMIASGTWDADLREALGDSTIDDWEKRATGGTYALRPDPSPAAVEKITGVKPVADKACEAA; encoded by the coding sequence ATCGGCCGCTTACGCGAAGAAGCTCAAGCACTGATGCGACGGCACATCGCGCTGGTGGCGGCAGTTGCCTTGGTGACCGCCCTCGTCAGTTCCTGCGGCAGTACCGAGCCACGTCAGCTGCTTGGATCGATCCGGGGCGGAACCGTCGTCCTCGGTACGAAATTCGATCAGCCCGGGGTGGGCTTGCAGCACCCCGACAAAAAGATGAGCGGATTCGACGTCAAGATCTCCGAGTACGTCGTCAACGCCATCGCCGACGAACTCGGTGTCAAGCACCCGGCCATCCGCTGGTATGAGACGCCGTCGGCGCAGCGCGAGCAGCTCATCGACAACGGCACGGTGGACATGATCGCAGGGAGTTACTCGATCAACTACAGCCGCGCGCAGAAGGTGTCGTTCGCGGGCCCCTATCTCATTACCTACCAAGGGCTCCTGGTACGCAAGGCCGATGACTCGCTGACCACATTGGATGACCTCAACCGGGGCAAGAAGCTGTGTTCGGTGTCCGGATCGACGCCCGCACAGAACGTCAAGAATCTGCTGACCGGCACACAGCTGCAGGAGTTCGATTCGTACTCCTCGTGCGTAGAAGCACTGCGGCGGGGCAAGGTCGATGCACTCACCACCGACGAGACCATCCTGGCCGGGTACGCCAAGCGGTACGAGGGTGAGTTCAAGCTGATTCAGATGAACTACGAGCTGAGCAAGCCGTTGTGCATCGGGAAACCCAAGAAACAGAAGAAAAACGGTGACCCGTTCTCCAGGGAGGTGTACGGGATCGGTCTGGCCAAGGGCGATACCGCAGCCATCGAGGCCATCGACCGCGCACTCGACAAGATGATCGCCAGCGGAACCTGGGATGCCGATCTGCGGGAAGCTCTCGGCGACAGCACTATCGATGATTGGGAGAAGCGCGCCACCGGCGGCACCTACGCGCTGCGGCCCGATCCCTCACCGGCTGCGGTCGAGAAGATCACCGGTGTGAAGCCCGTCGCCGACAAGGCGTGTGAGGCCGCATGA
- a CDS encoding amino acid ABC transporter permease codes for MNALWANMGPQLWPAFWTTLKLTFFSAIGALVWGTLLAECRVSPVPIMRIFGTWYVNLVRNTPLTLIILFCSVGLYQNLGIALAPENSNFIRNNNFWLSVLGFSLYTATFVCETLRSGFNTVPLGQAEAARSLGLPFWKVLTLIVLPQAMRSVLAPMGSVLIALVKNTSIASAIGVAEAALLMRSEIELFADQIVWIFLIIAAGYMVITLTIGLTFGYFAKRLAVKR; via the coding sequence ATGAACGCGCTGTGGGCGAACATGGGGCCGCAGCTATGGCCGGCGTTCTGGACGACGCTCAAGCTGACATTCTTTTCTGCGATAGGCGCCCTGGTGTGGGGCACACTGCTGGCCGAATGCCGGGTCTCACCGGTGCCGATCATGCGAATCTTCGGCACCTGGTACGTCAACCTGGTCCGCAATACCCCGCTGACCCTGATCATCTTGTTCTGTTCGGTGGGGCTATACCAGAACCTCGGCATCGCGCTGGCGCCCGAGAACTCCAACTTCATCAGGAACAACAACTTCTGGCTGTCTGTTCTCGGCTTCTCTTTGTACACGGCAACTTTCGTATGCGAGACGCTGCGCTCCGGCTTCAACACCGTTCCGTTGGGCCAGGCCGAGGCAGCCCGGTCCCTCGGATTGCCGTTCTGGAAGGTCTTGACGCTCATCGTGTTACCGCAGGCCATGCGGTCGGTCCTGGCCCCCATGGGCAGCGTGCTGATCGCGCTGGTGAAGAACACCTCGATCGCCTCGGCGATCGGGGTGGCCGAGGCGGCCCTGCTGATGCGGTCGGAGATCGAGCTGTTCGCCGATCAGATCGTCTGGATCTTCCTCATCATCGCGGCGGGATACATGGTGATCACGTTGACGATCGGACTGACCTTCGGATACTTCGCGAAGCGATTGGCGGTGAAGCGATGA
- a CDS encoding amino acid ABC transporter permease, whose product MTGSATVMYDAPGPKARAVNRIIAVVFTALVVAVGAWVIWTLIANEQLTAEKWSPFLQPDTWTTYILPGLVGTISAAALSIIFALVLGAVLGIGRLSEHRTVRWISSALVEFFRAIPVLILMVFSYYLYGQQAVFPSEYLAFAAVVTGLSLYNGSVIAEILRSGIQSLPKGQSEAAVALGMRKSQMMRLILLPQSIAAMLPALISQMVIALKDSALGYAFGYIEVVRSGIRSASYYGNYLPALVVVAIIMIIINFALSSLATNIERQLREGRKKKSLLEVPHAQPEPGLVTKDLLETRGVDPAHQDLRRDYGE is encoded by the coding sequence ATGACCGGCAGCGCCACCGTCATGTACGACGCGCCCGGCCCAAAGGCCAGGGCGGTCAATCGGATCATCGCCGTCGTGTTCACCGCGCTGGTGGTCGCCGTCGGCGCGTGGGTGATCTGGACACTTATCGCCAATGAGCAGCTGACCGCCGAAAAGTGGTCGCCCTTCCTGCAGCCCGACACGTGGACGACCTACATCCTGCCCGGCCTGGTGGGCACCATCAGCGCGGCGGCGCTGTCGATCATCTTCGCGCTGGTCCTCGGCGCGGTGCTCGGCATCGGCCGGCTCTCCGAGCACCGGACGGTGCGCTGGATTTCCAGCGCCCTCGTCGAGTTCTTCCGGGCGATCCCCGTGCTCATTCTGATGGTGTTCTCGTACTATCTGTACGGGCAGCAGGCAGTGTTCCCGTCCGAATACCTGGCGTTCGCTGCCGTGGTGACGGGACTGTCCCTCTACAACGGCTCGGTCATCGCCGAGATCCTGCGCTCGGGCATTCAATCGCTTCCCAAGGGGCAGTCCGAGGCCGCGGTGGCGCTGGGCATGCGCAAGTCGCAGATGATGCGACTGATCCTGCTCCCCCAATCGATCGCCGCAATGCTGCCCGCATTGATCTCTCAGATGGTCATCGCGCTGAAAGACTCCGCGCTGGGCTATGCCTTCGGTTACATCGAGGTGGTGCGGTCGGGCATCCGGTCGGCGTCGTACTACGGAAACTATCTGCCGGCGCTCGTCGTGGTGGCGATCATCATGATCATCATCAACTTCGCACTCTCGTCGCTGGCCACCAACATCGAGCGGCAGCTGCGTGAAGGCCGAAAGAAGAAGAGTCTCTTAGAGGTTCCGCACGCACAGCCCGAACCGGGATTGGTCACCAAGGACCTGTTGGAGACCCGCGGCGTGGATCCCGCTCATCAGGATCTACGCCGGGATTACGGGGAGTAA